A region from the Lentimonas sp. CC4 genome encodes:
- a CDS encoding ABC transporter ATP-binding protein: MQTPASNLPAIEISGLSKTYPSGESELTVLTAIDFSLSVGESLAIVGPSGSGKTTLLGLCAGLDLPTAGSIRLLGDALEDLDEDARARFRGEQIGFVFQNFQLIPTLTALENVSVPLDLLGGRDAEAKAKRLLDKVGLGARMDHYPIQLSGGEQQRVALARAFINEPKILFADEPTGNLDGANGGTIEELLFDLNHELGTTLVLVTHDPRLAAKCDRILSLRDGRIVESEQSATV, translated from the coding sequence ATGCAAACACCAGCCAGCAATCTCCCAGCCATTGAAATCAGTGGTCTCTCTAAAACTTACCCTTCAGGTGAGAGTGAGCTGACCGTGCTCACTGCGATCGACTTCAGTCTCTCGGTCGGTGAGAGCCTCGCGATTGTTGGGCCATCGGGCAGCGGCAAGACCACGCTGCTGGGGCTGTGCGCGGGGCTGGACTTGCCGACGGCGGGCAGCATCCGTCTGCTCGGTGACGCGCTTGAAGACCTTGACGAAGACGCCCGCGCCCGATTCCGCGGCGAACAAATCGGCTTTGTCTTTCAGAATTTCCAGCTGATCCCTACACTTACGGCGCTGGAAAATGTTTCCGTGCCGCTGGATCTGCTCGGTGGCCGCGATGCTGAAGCCAAGGCCAAGCGTCTCCTCGATAAGGTGGGTCTCGGCGCGCGTATGGATCACTATCCGATTCAACTTTCGGGCGGCGAGCAGCAGCGTGTTGCACTGGCTCGGGCTTTTATCAACGAGCCGAAAATCCTTTTTGCCGACGAGCCAACCGGCAATCTCGACGGTGCCAATGGAGGCACGATCGAGGAATTGCTCTTTGATTTGAATCACGAACTCGGCACTACGCTGGTGCTGGTCACGCACGACCCGCGGCTCGCTGCGAAGTGTGACCGTATCCTCAGTCTGCGTGATGGTCGCATTGTTGAATCCGAGCAGTCGGCTACCGTATGA